AAACCCCTTCACTAATGAGATTTTCAAAGCTTGTTTTGCCGCTAAACTGAAAGCCGAACTTAATTTTTTTATCACGAGATGAAACTTCAACCGGAATTGTAATATCTTTTAAGGCAAATTGGTTTTTTAAGGATTTAAGGCGAATGGTATCGACATTTAATTTTCCTATAAAATGAGGGTTCTCAAAGTTGATTTTTTCATTTAAAGGAGATAAAACAAATTGCAAAAGAGTTGGCTCTTGAAGAGAAATCATCTCTCCATAAGTGCCGCCAAAATTTTTAAAAGTTTTTTCAGTAAGTTTATAGTTTGCAAAAGAAGGGGAATGGATCTCGATGCCTTTTGCAGAAATTTCTAAAGCTAGTCCCGATTCTAAAAGGGAATTTTCAAGATGAGTATTTAGCTTAAAGCTCTTTTGATCGGTGTAGAGATTTTTAAGTGTACCGACAAGGTTGAACCGGCTTTTTTTATCCAAAATATAAGAAAGGGTGCTCCCTTCTTGAGGCTCGATATAAACTTGAGCTTGTACATCCGCTTTCCCATTTTGTCTTTGGTGAATATTTGCAATGAAACCTTCAATATCGATTAACTCGTCTTGAATAGATAAAGTGCTTTTTTTAGAAGAGGCTATTTGCATTTTTATTTCGGATCTAGAGATCGCTTCAAAAAGATCAGCATCTTTTAAAATAGAGACATCAAACTTTTGAACTTCCCCCTCGATCGGAAGGGCTTCCTTAAGAACAATCGGTGTGGCACCAAGTTTTTTAAGCGTTTCCGGCAGCAAATTAAAACCAAAACGGAAAGGTTCCTTTAAAGTCACTTGGGTCTGACTTAAATTTAAAAGAATAGGTTCTAAAAACACCTTATCGGAAGCAAGAGAAAGAGTGGCTTCTCCCTTTCCTTCTTTTAAATCAAGTGTGGTTTTTAAGTTAACCACACTCCCAAGAAAAGAAGAGATCAAATCCCACTTAGGAACTCCATTGAATAGGCTTAAGGGAAGAGAGGTGGTTTCAAGGCGAAATTTTGCATTCTGTCTAAGATTATTGATTAAAGAAGATAGACTGTCTGATTTTTCAACTTCAGCATCGACAAACAACTTAATTTCTTTTTTATTTTGAAATCCTTGTCCTTGAAGTTGAAAACTCATTTCACTGGAATCTTGTACGGTTTGAACTTTGCCGTTCAAGGCATTGATTTCAATTTTAGCAAGTTTTGAACTTTCTTGAATTTCAAAAGGTCCTACATTAAAGTTTCCTTTAACCTGGATCAGTTCATTATCCTTGCCCTCTTTCCAGGGATAAAACAAGTAATCTAAATTCACATCAAGGGAGGTGGGCCTTGATAATTTGATCTCGGAAAGAACCCCTTTTTTGCTTAAAAGGATCTCAAAAAATTTAGGAGTGAGCTTTGTTTTAATGTAACTATTTTCTTTTAGAGATACTCCATTATCTGAAAAAGAGAGAGCAAACCTTCCATTGCCCCGATCCGTTTTAACTAAAACTTCTGTCTGTTTTCCGTTTCCATTAATTTCAGCATTAATAGTTTGTCCTAAAGCCTCGGTTATCAGCCCATTAAAATCCCTATTTCTCAGGGAAACAAAATTATCGAGGAAAAGGACCGGGAAGTTTTCAAGTTTACCAATAATCCTAGAGGTTTCATTTAAAAATTTAGGGTCTATCTCTCCATTAAAATCAATCCGGCCATCTTTATTTCCATAACTTGTATTTCCCTGAACATTGACCAAATACTTTTGATTTCGTTCCTTTAGATTCAAGTTCACATCGAAAAGCTTTGGGAAGTCTCCAATATTGAGGCTCTTCTCTTTTACAATGCTTGTTAAATCGACATTAAGGTTTTCTATATTGGCTTCCTGAAACCCGAAATCCCTTCTTAAAATTTTTATAAGAGAGGCATTAAGAGATGCATTATCTAAAGAAAGCAGTGTCTCGTGGTCGTTTCGCCACCGGAACCCTTCAAGTTTCTGAGGCCCAAGCCAAGATAAATTTAATGTCTTAGCATCGAATCTGCCAGGCAAATGATAGTGATTTTTTATAGAATCAAAAATTATTCTCTTACCTGCATCAGTGGATGCCAGGGTCGGAAGAAGCAGGACTAAAAGGACAAAAAAGCCAAGAAGGGAAAAAATCACTTTCTTCGCGATGCCCTTAGAGACCGAAGAGTTTTTATTCATGTAAACCGCCGCACTACAGATTTTTTAAATGACCTAAAAATTGGGCCTTTATAAACAGATAAAGGCTCGAGCCGAGTAATTTTTAAGTTTAAATTTTGCAGTTAAGCTTAAGCCAACTCAGCTAAAAATTCATACCTAAAAATCTTTGAAAAAGAACTCTTTTTTAAATTTTAAATTTCTAAAAAATCACTCAGGAATTTCTTTTTTTAATAGACTTCTTTCGAAACTCGCTTTGATTGGAAGAGCGGGCTAGTTTTATGCAAATTTTTTGATAAATTTTGAAAGCATAGGATGACCTATGCATGAAAAATTTAGGAAAAAAGATGCCAAAAACAGCTATTTTAACAATTGAATGGAGTTTCGAAAGAAGTCTAATGTTCAAATTCAAAAAAAACATAATTCATTGATTATAAATGATCAAATTCAAGTGAGTAAAGCAAAAACAATAGAAAAAAGGAAAAAAGACAGTTTTTTTAATAAAAATGCATCATTTTTTACAAAAGCAAGTTTTTTATTTATTTTTGGTGTAATATTTGTTACTATTTAACAATGACATTAACTAATAAATAATTAAATTAAGAGAGAAATATGTTTTTAGCGGCATCTACCTTTATTACCGGCTATTTGGGCATCATTTTTGAACACAAACTAAGAATAGATAAGGCTGCAACAGCCTTGATAACCGGTATTTTATGCTGGCTTTTTTACTTTGCCCTAGGATCCGGGGATTTCGCTATTAAAGCCTCTCATCTTCAAGAACACCTAAGCGATATCAGCCAAGTTGTTTTTTTTCTTCTCGGGGCGATGTTAATTGTCGACTTGATCGAGGCCCATAAAGGGTTTGAAATCATCAGCAAAAAGATCTGTTTTCCTTCAAAGCTTCTTACCTTTTGGCTAATTATTCTATCAGGATTCTTCCTTTCATCTGTTTTAGATAATCTTACGACTATTATCGTAATGATTTCACTTCTTAAAAAGATTATCCCGGAAAAGGAAAATCGGTTAATCCTCTCTGCCGCTCTTGTGCCGATTGTGAATGCGGGGGGGGCTTGGACCCCGATTGGAGACATCACAACCACAATGCTTTGGATTGGAGATTGCATATCTTCTTTTGAGATTATTAAAACTCTTTTTATCCCTTGTATCATTACCATGATAGTGACAGGCTTCCTTGTTTATAGAAAACTCCCAAGCGACTTTAAGTTAAAGCCAAACGAAGAAGGGGAAGCTCCGAAAACAAAAGGTTCTTTTCTTATTTTAATCAGCGGTCTTACTGCGTTAATTGCCGTGCCGGCTCTTAAGAGCTTTTTCAATTTGCCCCCTTTTATGGGCATGCTTTTAGGCGTTGGAATCCTTTGGGCGATGACCGACTTTTTACATCATAATGATAAAGAAAGTTCAAACTTAAGAATGATGGCTTCCTTTAAGAGGATCGATATTTCAACAGTCCTTTTTTTCTTAGGGATTCTTCTTGCTGTCGATGCCCTTGAATCTCTTGAGATTCTCAAAGAGTCAGCAGTTTTCTTACAGAAGATGATTCCCTCGCATGCAATTTTTGCAAGCCTTCTTGGGGTTTTATCGGCAGTCGTTGATAACGTTCCGCTAGTTGCTGCCACAATACGTATGTTCCCTCTTGAAGATTACCCGATCAATCATGCACTTTGGAACATGATTGCGTATTCAGTAGGTGTCGGGGGAAGTTTGCTTGTCATCGGTTCAGCCCCGGGAATTGCTCTTATGTCCTTAGAAAGAGTCAGCTTTTCTTGGTATTTTAAGAACTTAAGCTTGATTATTCTGATTAGCTATATCGCAGGCTCATTTTCAACCTGGCTCTTTTCTTGATAATTGCCATTATTCCCTTTAGGAAGAAGCTCCGCTAACTCATAGAGGGAATAATTTGTTTCTTCCTGGCTTAGAGCCTCTTTAAATTGCTGGACGATTTCCGTGATCTTGAAAAGATCCTTCGAATAGGCCATCTTTATTTCATCTTTTGAAGATTCTCCGGTTGCGAATAAGACATGCGAAATTTTAATTCGATCCATGCTT
This DNA window, taken from Criblamydia sequanensis CRIB-18, encodes the following:
- the nhaD gene encoding sodium:proton antiporter NhaD, which produces MFLAASTFITGYLGIIFEHKLRIDKAATALITGILCWLFYFALGSGDFAIKASHLQEHLSDISQVVFFLLGAMLIVDLIEAHKGFEIISKKICFPSKLLTFWLIILSGFFLSSVLDNLTTIIVMISLLKKIIPEKENRLILSAALVPIVNAGGAWTPIGDITTTMLWIGDCISSFEIIKTLFIPCIITMIVTGFLVYRKLPSDFKLKPNEEGEAPKTKGSFLILISGLTALIAVPALKSFFNLPPFMGMLLGVGILWAMTDFLHHNDKESSNLRMMASFKRIDISTVLFFLGILLAVDALESLEILKESAVFLQKMIPSHAIFASLLGVLSAVVDNVPLVAATIRMFPLEDYPINHALWNMIAYSVGVGGSLLVIGSAPGIALMSLERVSFSWYFKNLSLIILISYIAGSFSTWLFS